From the Deltaproteobacteria bacterium genome, the window AAGGCTCCCTGCCCGATAGCCGGAAGGATAATGTCCGGTTCAAGTATCTGTGTAACCTCATTCTCCCAACCCAGCCTTTTGATGCCGGCGTAGGCCAGGATGATGGCATCGTATTGCCCTTCCTTCAGTTTCCTGAGTCGGGTATTGATGTTTCCTCTCAGGGGCTCCATTTTAAGGTCGTTCCGCAGGTGGAGAAACTGGGCCTGCCTGCGCAGGCTGCTTGTGCCTATCGTTGCCCCATGGGGAAGGTCATCAAGGCCAACGTTGTTCCGGGACAGGAGAGCGTCCCGGGGATCCTCCCTCCTGGAGGTCGCTACGATTCCAAGGCCGTCGGGGAACTCGGTGGGCACGTCTTTCATACTGTGGACCGCCAAGTCGATCAGACCATCAAGAAGGGCACTTTCAATCTCTTTCACGAAAAGACCCTTGCCGCCAACCTTGGCCAGGGGCACATCCAGAATTTTGTCGCCCGTGGTCTTGATCTCGACAATCTCCACATCCAGGTCCGGATGGGTCCTGACAAGGTTTTCCTTTATCCAATGGGCCTGCCACATGGCCAGCTGGCTGCCTCTGGTGCCGATCTTCAGTTTTTTATACACCAATTCCCTCCGAAAAATCCCCAGCAATTAAGAGTCCAGAGTCCAGTTGTCTTATCCCGTTGAACGTTTGAAGTTTGAGGCTTGACGTTGAACTTTCTTTCTCACGTTGAACGTTGAACATTGAACGTTGGTCCAGGTTCCACACTTCCCAATCAATCCTCCAGTCCGAAGATCTCCCTGATGGCTTCCAGAAGCTTGCTTCCGTCAGGGGAATGGGATGCCCGCTTGATACGGACGATGGGCCGGTGAAGGATCTTGTTGAGGATAGCCTCCGTCATCGCTTCAATCCTCTTCCTGTCCGCCTCGGAAAGATCCTCCATCCTCTTCATCGTCTTTTCGAGCTCTGACCTCCGCACATCCTCAGCCCACTCCTTCAGGGTTACTATGGTGGGGAAAACATCCCGCGACAACATCCAGTCATGGAACTGTTTCACCTCCTGGGTAACGATCTCCTCTGCGCGTGCGGCCTCCTTCTCCCTCGTTTTAATGTTCGCCTTGACGACCTCTTCCAGGTCATCTATGTCGTATGCATATACGTTTTCAACCTGGTTGACCGCGGGCTCGATATCTCTTGGGACCGCGATATCAATAAAAAACATGGGGCGGTGCTTCCTTCTTCTGATAACCCCCTGAACCATCTTCCTGTCGATGAGGGTGGTTGGAGCGCCCGTGGAACTGATGACGATATCCGCCATGTCCAGATGATTTTCAATTTCCTCCAGGGGAACGGCGGATCCCATGAACTCCTCGGCAAGGGCTTCCGCTTTCTCAAATGTCCTGTTGGCAACCATGATGTGTTCCACGCCGTTGGCCAGAAGATGTCTGGCCGACAACTCGGCCATCTCTCCCGCGCCTATGAGCATGATCGTTTTTCCCGCCAGGTCGCCGAATATTTTCCTCGCCAGTTCCACCGCCGCGAAGGAAATGGACACGGCGCTTGTGGCAATCCGTGTCTCCGTCCTGATCCTCTTTGCCACCGAGAAGGACTTGTGCAGAAGCCGGTTGAGGATGTTCCCGGTGACCTGTTCATGGGTTGCGCTGTTATAGGCGTCCTTGACCTGGCCAAGGATCTGCGGCTCACCGACCATCATGGAATCCAGACTGGATGAAACCCGAAAAGCATGCCTTACCGCCTCCTCGCCGGACATCATGTAAAGATGTGGGTCGAGCTGGTCCCGGGGGACATCATGGAATTGGGAGAGAAAGGCGGCGATTTCTTCATGAGCTGCGTCAATGCTGTTCTTCATAATACAGCTGTATATCTCAACGCGGTTGCAGGTCGAAACGATGAGCGCCTCTGAGACATGGGGACAGCTTATAAGAGCTTTTAATCCCTCCGACAGGCTATCGCCCGCGAAGGAGATTTTCTCCCTGACTTCAACTGGGGCCGTCTTGTGACTCAGGCCTACGATCAGGATGTCCATGGCTGTGGGTCAATTGTAGGAGTGAAGCCCGCTCAAGAGCAGGTTGACTCCAAAAAAAGTAAAAAGCACCGCCGAAAACCCGATAATGACGAGTATTGCCGCTTTACGCCCCCTCCACCCGATGGTCAGGCGGGTGTGAAGAAGAGCCGCGAAGATAAACCATGTGATGAGGGACCACGTCTCCTTCGGATCCCAGCTCCAATAGGCCCCCCAGGCATATTGGGCCCAGATGGAACCGGTTATTATTCCCAGGGTAAGGAGCGGAAACCCGATGCTCAATGCCCTGTAGTTGATGGCATCCAGGATTTCCAGACTGGGAAGGCGGTAATAAAAAGCGCCGGGTCTCTTTCTTTTGAGCTGTCTCTCCTGAATCAGGTACATAACACCCGAACCAAAGGCCATTGCAAAGAGGGCATCCCCCATAAAAGAAAGGCTGACATGGATGGGGAGCCAGTAGCTCTTGAGGGCGGGAGAAAGTTCGGCAATACCTTTGTCGGGTAGAAAGGCAGCCGCGGCCATGAGTATGAAAGAAATGGGGATGACAAACGCCCCCACCACCGGAACTTTGTACCTGGTGGTGATAAGCAGATACGCGATGATAATACACCAGGAAAAAAACATAAGCGATTCGTACATGTTGGTTCCCAGGGGCACCCCTCCCCTGATAAAACGGTCAATAAAAAACCCTGTCTGTGCGGCAAGGGTCAGGTAAAGGGAATACCTTGCAACTCGGGGAACAACTGGATTCTGATAAACAAGGAAGAGAAGATAATGCAGGGACGCGATGAACAGGAAGAAAAGAGCTCCGCCGAAAAAAACCACATCCATCATGATAACCTCAAGGGGTTTCCGCGATCAGCCCGCTTCCGAAGGACAAACACCTTCAGCGGTGGGTGCCCTAGGCAGTGGCCGTGGCTTCAGGCCCCGAATGGCTGATGGCATTAACAGGGCAGCGCGGCACGCAAAGACCACAGGCTGTGCAAAGATCGGGGTCCACAACATGCAGCTGCTTGGCCTGGCCGCTGATCGCGTCGAAGGGGCAGACTTTGGCACATATGGTACAGCCGGTGCACTCCTCCGAAATCACAACCGTAGTGCGAGGCAACAGGCCGTCCGTAATCGCATCGGTCGGACAGCGGGCGGCGCAGATTCCGCAATCCACGCAGGTGCCCGGATCTATGAAGGAAAGGTTCATATCGATGCGCGCGGCTTCTACGGGACATACTTTTTCGCAGATTCCACAACCGGTACACCCTACACTACAGACCGTCTTTACCCTGGGACCGGGGTCTTTGGAACTGCATCGGACGATGACCTGATGCTTCTGGCTCTCCAGGACAAGCACATCACGAGGGCAGGCAACCACACACTTGTTGCAGGCGGTACAAAGATCAGGATCGATAATCGGCAGGTCATCACTGCTCATGGTGATGGCATCGAACGGGCAGACCTTCTCGCAGGTTGCAAAACCCACACACGAATACCGGCAAAGTTTTCCGCCG encodes:
- the ccsB gene encoding c-type cytochrome biogenesis protein CcsB, which codes for MDVVFFGGALFFLFIASLHYLLFLVYQNPVVPRVARYSLYLTLAAQTGFFIDRFIRGGVPLGTNMYESLMFFSWCIIIAYLLITTRYKVPVVGAFVIPISFILMAAAAFLPDKGIAELSPALKSYWLPIHVSLSFMGDALFAMAFGSGVMYLIQERQLKRKRPGAFYYRLPSLEILDAINYRALSIGFPLLTLGIITGSIWAQYAWGAYWSWDPKETWSLITWFIFAALLHTRLTIGWRGRKAAILVIIGFSAVLFTFFGVNLLLSGLHSYN
- a CDS encoding RnfABCDGE type electron transport complex subunit B gives rise to the protein MLAAIISLTGLGFIAAFGLGVASKKFHVEVDPRLVEVEEALPGLNCGACGYPGCSGFAVGVLAEEAEVTGCAPGGEAVALKLAEILGVEVGGIDRKVSVLKCGGGSGKAVMEALYDGIQDCRSVVLVGGGGKLCRYSCVGFATCEKVCPFDAITMSSDDLPIIDPDLCTACNKCVVACPRDVLVLESQKHQVIVRCSSKDPGPRVKTVCSVGCTGCGICEKVCPVEAARIDMNLSFIDPGTCVDCGICAARCPTDAITDGLLPRTTVVISEECTGCTICAKVCPFDAISGQAKQLHVVDPDLCTACGLCVPRCPVNAISHSGPEATATA
- the hemC gene encoding hydroxymethylbilane synthase: MVYKKLKIGTRGSQLAMWQAHWIKENLVRTHPDLDVEIVEIKTTGDKILDVPLAKVGGKGLFVKEIESALLDGLIDLAVHSMKDVPTEFPDGLGIVATSRREDPRDALLSRNNVGLDDLPHGATIGTSSLRRQAQFLHLRNDLKMEPLRGNINTRLRKLKEGQYDAIILAYAGIKRLGWENEVTQILEPDIILPAIGQGALGIEARLYDADTLGRISFLNDPTTSVCVSAERAFLKRLEGGCQVPIAAYATLADNQLTLKGLVAGVDGKCTVLSEVRGHFSEARALGTGLAEEILNHGGREILEKIYAREIS
- a CDS encoding glutamyl-tRNA reductase → MDILIVGLSHKTAPVEVREKISFAGDSLSEGLKALISCPHVSEALIVSTCNRVEIYSCIMKNSIDAAHEEIAAFLSQFHDVPRDQLDPHLYMMSGEEAVRHAFRVSSSLDSMMVGEPQILGQVKDAYNSATHEQVTGNILNRLLHKSFSVAKRIRTETRIATSAVSISFAAVELARKIFGDLAGKTIMLIGAGEMAELSARHLLANGVEHIMVANRTFEKAEALAEEFMGSAVPLEEIENHLDMADIVISSTGAPTTLIDRKMVQGVIRRRKHRPMFFIDIAVPRDIEPAVNQVENVYAYDIDDLEEVVKANIKTREKEAARAEEIVTQEVKQFHDWMLSRDVFPTIVTLKEWAEDVRRSELEKTMKRMEDLSEADRKRIEAMTEAILNKILHRPIVRIKRASHSPDGSKLLEAIREIFGLED